The window CGCCCGACAGCTCGTGCGGGTACCGGTCGCCGTACGAGGTGGGCAGGTGCACGGCATCCAGCAGCTGGTCCACCCGGCCGCGCGCAGCGCGCGGGCTGGCGGCGCGCCCATGCACCACGAGCGGCTCGGCGATGCACTCGGCGATGGTCAGCAGCGGGTTGAAGCTGGTCGCCGGGTCTTGGAACACGAACCCGATCTCGGGCCGCAGCTTCTTCAGCGACCGGTTCGTCGTGCCGTTCATCTCGTGCCCGAGCACGCGCAGCGATCCGCCGACCACCTGGGTCAGGCCCACGATCGCGCGGCCGATCGTGGTCTTGCCCGACCCCGACTCGCCCACCAGGCCCAGTACCTCGCCGGGCGCTATCCAGAAGTCCACGCCGTTTACGGCCACGACCCCGGTGCGACCGAACCGGCCCGGGTAGGCGATCTGCAGGTTCTCGGCCACGACCAGAGATCCCTCGGGGGGTGACGAGGGTGCCGGCGCGGCATCCTGCGTCGCACTCTTGCCGCGCCCCACGTGCGGCACCGCCGCCAGCAGCTTCTTCGTGTAGTCCTCACGCGGAGCGGCGAACAGCTCACCGACCGGCGCCTGTTCGACGATCTCGCCCTGGTACATGACCACGACCCGATCGGCCAAGTCGGCGACCACGCCCATGTTGTGGGTGATCAGCACCACCGTGGCCCCGAACTCGTCACGCGCGGTACGCAGCAGGGCAAGGATCTCGGCCTGCACCGTGACATCCAGTGCCGTCGTCGGCTCGTCGGCGATGATCAGACCGGCGTCCAGCACCAGGGCCATGGCTATGACGATGCGCTGCTTCTGCCCGCCCGAGAACTGGTGCGGGTACTCGTCGACACGTCGCTCGGGATCGGGAATGCCGACCCGGCGCAGGATGTCGACGGCGCGCTCTTTCGCCTCGCGCTTGGAGATGCGGTGGTGCGCGCGCAGCCCCTCCGCGATCTGGAAGCCGACCGTGTACACCGGGTTCAGCGCAGTCGAGGGCTCTTGGAAGACCATGGCCGCGTCGCGTCCGCGCATCGCGCGAAGCTGAGCGTGCGAGGCGTGCACGACATCGGTCTCGTCGCCGCCGCGTCCGCGGATCACCAGGGCCCCCGACAGCGTCGCGGTCTCGGGCAGAAGCCCCAGCAGCGCGTTCGCGGTCACGGTCTTTCCCGACCCCGACTCGCCCACGATGGCGAGCACCTCGCCGCCGTGTGCCTCGAGCGAGATGCCGTTCACGGCCACGACGGGGTCGGCATCGGTGGCGAAGGTGACCTTCAGATTGCGAATGGATGCCGCATCGGGCGTGATCGCCGGGCTCATGACTCGCCTCCCGCCGCGCGCCGCCGCCGGCGCAGTCGCGGATCGCTCAGGTCGTTCAGACTCTCACCCACGAGCGTGATCCCCAGCACCACGAGCACGATCGCGACCCCGGGCGGAATCGCCGTCCACCAGATGTGACTGGTGACATCCGACACCGACCGCGACAGGTCGTAGCCCCACTCACTGGCCGCCGTCGCCTCGATGCCGAAGCCCAGAAAGCCCAGGCCCGCCAGGGTGAGCACCGCCTCCGACGCGTTCAGCGTGACGACCACGGGCACCGAGCGGGTCGAGTTGCGCAGCACGTGGCGGATGAGGATGCGCAGCGTGGGCACGCCGATCACCCTCGCCGACTCGACGAACGGCTCGGACTTCACGCGCACCACTTCACTGCGCACGATGCGGAAATACTGCGGCACGAACACGACGGTGATCGAGATGGCAGCGGCGAGGATGCCGCCCCACAGCGTGGACTGCCCGTGGCTGATCACGATCGCCATGACGATGGCCAGCAGCAGCGACGGGAACGCATAGATGGCGTCGGCGATCACCACGAGAATGCGGTCGAGCCACCCGCCGAAGTATCCCGATAGCAGGCCGATGAACACCCCGATGAAGATCGAGAAGATGATCGCGCAGATGATCACCAGCAGCGCCGTCTGAGCACCCCAGATGGTGCGCGAGAGCACGTCGAAGCCGCTGACGGTGGTGCCCAGCAGATTCTGCGCGTTCGGCGCCTGCAGGGTGCCGAAGTCGGCGCCCGACGCCGTCGTGCGCTGCGCGTATCCGTACGGTGCTATCCACGGTGCCAGGATCGCGACGAGCACGAACAGTCCGGTCAGCACCAGGCCCGTCACCAGCATCCCGCGCTGCCAGCCGACGCTGTGCCGCAGGTGCGAGATGACCGGGATGCGGTCGGCGAGCGGCCGCTTGCCGACCGGGGCGGGCATCGTGCCGGTGGGCATCGGGTCCATCACGCCGGTGGGGGTGGGGTCTTCGGTCTCGCTCATCTCAGTACCTCACTCGCGGGTCGATGATGACGGCGATCACGTCGACGATGAAGTTCACGACCGCCACCACCACGGCGATCATGATGACGATGCCCTGTACGGCGACGAAGTCGCGTGCCTTCAGGTACTCGGCGAGCATGAAGCCGAGCCCCTTCCACTCGAACGAGGTCTCGGTCAGCACGGCGCCGGCCAGTAGCAGCGCTATCTGCAGGCCGATGAGCGTGACGATCGGAATGAGAGCGGGCCGGTAGGCGTGCGTGGTGACCAGGCGGTACTCGCCGACGCCGCGTGAGCGGGCGGATGTCACATACTGGGCGCCGAGCGTACCGATGACGTTGATGCGCACGAGGCGCAGGAACACGCCCGCGGTGAGAATGCCCAGCGCGAGGCCGGGCAGGATTGCGTGCCAGAGCACATCGCCGACGGCGTCGAGGTTTCCCAGCCGGATGGCGTCGATGAGGTAGATGCCGGTGGGATGGTCGAGGGTCTCGAGCATCAGCTCGGTGCGGGTGCCGGCCCGGCCCGACACCGGCAGGATGTTGAACTGCACCGCGAAGACCAGCTTGAGCAGAATCGCGATGAAGAAGATCGGGGTGGCATAGCCGAGGATAGCGGCCACCCGCAGCACGGCATCTTGCCAGCGGTCGCGCTTGTATGCGGCGATGAGGCCGAACGGGATGCCGAGCAGGAATGCCACGATCAGCGCATAGAACGCCAGCTCGAGGGTGGCCGAGCCGTACTGCAGCAGAATCGTGGTCACCGGGCGGTGGTCGGTGAGTGTGGTGCCGAAGTCGCCTCGGAACACACCGAGCAGGTAGTCGAGGTATTGCACGATCAGCGGCCGGTCGTAGCCGGCCTCGTGAATGCGCGCGGCGAGCTGCTCGGGCGGCAGCTTGCCGCCCAGCGCCGCTGTGATCGGGTCGCCGGTCAGCCGCATCAGGAAGAACACGGTGGTGACCAGGATGAACACGGTCGGGATGACCAGCAGCAGCCGGACGACGATGTAACGCCAGAGCCCGCCGCTTTTCGCGCGGACGGGTTTGGATGCGAGGTCGGCGTCCTCGACGACAGTGGTCATGCGTGAACCTTACTCAGACGACACATCACCGGTCGTTGAGCGAGCCGAGCGAGTCGAAACGCACCCGCTGGTGCGAATGCGTTTCGACTCGGCGCTGCGCGCCTCGCTCAACGACCGATCTGCGGCTACTTGTGCAGCGGGGCGTACCGGAACTTGAACGAGGCGTCGAGGGTGGTGCCCGCAACGTCCTTGCCCACCACGGCGACCTGCGTGCCCTGCAGGTACGGCAGGGTCGAGAGGTCCTTGGCCACAAGATCCTGCACCTGCTCGATCTCCTGCTTGCGCGCGTCGGCGTCGGTCTCGGTCTGCTCCTTGGCGATCAACGACTGCACATCGGCGTTGTCGTAGTGGTTGGCCAGGAAGTTGCCCTCCGTGAAGAACGGCGTCAGGTAGTTGTCGGCGTCAGAGAAGTCGGGGAACCAACCCAGCTGGTACATCGGGTAGACGTCGGAGGTGCGGTCCTTGGTGTACTGCACCCACTCGGTCTGGGCGAGGTTGACCTTGAACAGGCCGCCGGCCTCGAGCTGCGTCTTGATCGCGGCGTACTCGTCACCCGACGACGGACCGTAGTGGTCGCCGTTGTACTGCAGGTTCAGGGTGACCGGCGTGCTGACGCCGGCATCCGCGAGGGTCTGCTTGGCCTTGTCGGCCGAGGGGCCGCCGTTGCCGTCGCCGTACAGGCTCTTCAGCGCCGTGGTGGCACCGGTCATGCCGTCGGCCACGTACGAGTACAGCGGGGTGTAGGTGCCCTTGTAGACGTCGGTGGCGAGCTTTTCGCGGTCGATCAGGTCGGCCATCGCCTGGCGCACGGCGAGCGCCTTGGCCGGGTCGGCGTCGGCGGTCTTGGCACCGAACGGCATCGTGTTGAAGTTGAACACGATGTAGCGGATCTCGCCGCCGGGACCCTGCACGATCTGCACCTTGTCGTTCTTCGACAGGTCGTCGACATCGGTCGCCGACAGGCTGCGGAAGGCCACGTCGATGTCACCATTGCCGATCGCGAGCTTCAGGTTCGAGGCATCCGCATAGTACTTCACGGTGACCCCGGAGTTCTCGGCTGCGCCGAGCTCGCCCTGGTAGTTCTTGTTCGGCTCGTAGTTGATGAGCTCGTTGACCTTGTACGACGTGATCGAGTACTGGCCGGCGAACGCCTTGCCCTTGACGATGTCGTCGTCGGGGGTGACCGCGTCGGCCGAGAAGACGTCCTCGTCGACGATCGGGCCGGCGGGGCTGGAGAGCACCTGCGGCCAGGTCTGGTCGTTGGGGTTCTTCAGGTGGAAGACCACGGTGGTGTCATCGGGAGTGTCGATGCTGTCGAGGCTGCCCAGCAGCGACGCGGGTCCGTTCGGGTCGTCGATCTTGATGACCCGATCGAACGAGAACTTCACATCAGACGAGGTGAGGTCGTCGCCGTTGGCGAACTTCAGGCCCGGCTTGAGCTTGACGGTGTACTCGGTCGGAGCGGTGAACTCGGCCGACTCGGCGATGTCGGGGGTGACATCGGCGGTCTTGTACTTGCTGTTCATCAGGAACGGATAGATCTGGTTCATCACCGCGAACGAGCCGTTGTCGTACGAGCCGGCGGGGTCGATGGAGGTGATCTTGTCGGTGGTTCCGATGATCAGCGGGCTCGCCGAGCCGCCGTTGCCGTTGTCGCCGGAATTTCCGTTGTTACCGCCGCCGCCGGCACATCCGGCCAGGACGACGGCCGAGGCGCCGAGCGCCCCGAGCGCGAGCAGGATGCGCCCGCGCGTGTGTGTCTGCAGTGACATAGCTACCTCTGCTGTGTGCGAATCGGTCGCGTAGGGTGTCGCGATCGTTGCTGTTCATCTTCCATGCGAGTGAGTGGATCTACAAACTCCAACGCCGTTCTGTGATCAGAACGCAACGGATGCGAGCCGTCACAGCACCTTCGAGAGGAACGACCTGGTGCGCTGGTGCTGCGGGCTGCCGAGCACGTCGCGTGGGTCGCCGGCTTCGACGACCACACCGCCGTCCATGAACACCAGCGCGTCGCCCACCTCGCGCGCGAAGCCCATCTCGTGCGTGACCACGATCATCGTCATGCCGCTGGTGGCGAGCTCCCGCATCACATCGAGCACCTCGCCGACGAGCTCCGGGTCGAGCGCGCTGGTCGGCTCGTCGAACAGCATCAGCTTCGGATCCATGGCCAGCGCCCGGGCGATGGCCACGCGCTGCTGCTGCCCGCCCGACAGCTGCGCGGGGTAATGCGCAGCCTGCCCGGCCAGTCCGACACGCGCCAGCAGGTCACGGCCTCGGGCCTCGGCATCCTTCTTCGAGGCACCCTTGACGCGGATCGGCGCCTCGATCACGTTCTCGAGGGCGGTCATGTGCCCGAACAGGTTGAAGTGCTGGAACACCATGCCGATGTCGCGGCGCTGCCGGGATGCCTCGCTCGGCTTGAGCTCGTAGAGCTTGTCGCCCTTCTCGCGGTATCCCATCAGCTCGCCGTCGACGTACAGTCGACCGGCATCGATGCGCTCGAGATGGTTGATGCAGCGCAGGAACGTCGACTTGCCCGAGCCCGACGGCCCGATCACGCACATCACCTGGCCGCGCTCCACGCGCAACGAGATCGACCTGAGCACCTCGTTGCTGCCGAAGCTCTTCGAGACCATCCGGGCCTCGACCATCGGCGTCTCGGTCGGGGTCATCCTTTTCCTCCCACTTCGATGCCGACTGCTTCGGTCAGAACGGCCGGCCGTGAGCGATCCGATCCGCGGGCGAACCGCTTCTCGACGAAGTATTGGCCCGCCATCAGCACCGAGGTGAAGAACAGATACCAGATCGACGCGACGATCAGCAGCGGAATGGGGGCGAAGATGGTCGCCGAGATGTCGCTGGTACGGCCGAACAGGTCCATCGAGTAGGGAATGGCCACCACCAGCGAGGTGGTCTTCAGCATCGATATGACCTCATTGCCGGTGGGCGGAATGATCACCCGCATCGCCTGCGGAATGACCACGCGCAGCATCGTCTGGCCCCACGACATCCCCAGCGCCGTGCAGGCCTCCTCCTGACCGGGGTCGACCGACAGCAGCCCCGCCCGCACGATCTCGGCCATGTACGCCGACTCGTTCAGCGCGAGCCCGACGACGGCGAGCAGGAAAAGAGGCGGTGTCCACGAGATGTCGAACGTCGCCCAGGTGTGCACGAACGGAATGCCGAGGTACACCGTCTTGTAGATCAGGGTGACAAGCCCCCAGAAGACGAGCTGCACGTAGACCGGCGTACCGCGGAACACCCACAGGAACGCCCACGCTATCCACTTGAGCACCGGATTCGGCGACAGCCGCATGACGGCCAGGATCAGGCCGAGGATGATGCCGATCAGCATCGCCAGCACCGTCAGGGCCAGGGTGATGAAGGCGGCCTGGGTCACCCGCGCGTCGAACAGGTACCTGCCGACGATGTCCCATTGGAACGCCTGCCGCTGGGCGGCGTCGAGGAGGAAAAGCAGCACCAGCAGGATGAGCACGACCGCGACGGTGTTGCGCCACGGGTGGCGCAACCGCACCGCCTTGATCGATTCGGCACGCTCGGTGGGAACCGCCCCGGTGTCGACCGGAGGGACGGATGCGGCATCCGCCCCCTCCGGCCGTTGTGTGTCAGACATCGCTACTGCTTCGACGCCGCGTTCACATCGGCGGCGGTGACGGCGCCGTCTTCGACGCCCCACTTCTGCAGGATCTTCGTGTAGGTGCCGTCGTCGATGAGCGCCTGCAAGGTGTTCTTGATCACGTCGGTGAGCTCGCCGCCCTTGGCTGTGGCGAACCCATACGGGGCGATGTCGAATGTCTCACCGGCGGCCTGGATCTTGTCGGACTGCTGGTGGATGGCGTATTCGGTGATCGGCGAGTCGGCGCTCATCGCGTCGACCTGACCGAGCACCAGGGCGTTCGTGGCCTGGTCCTGGCCGTCGTACTTGAAGACCTGGATCTTGTCTTTGCCGGCGTCGGTGCAGGCCTTCGACTTCGCCGGCAGTTCTTCGGTGTCTTCGTAGGTGCCGTCTTCGACGCCGACCTTCAGGCCGCACGCGTTCTCGGGGTCGACGTCTTTGCCCTTGGCCGATGCCCACAAGATGCCGGCGTTGTAGTAGTTGACGAAGTCGACCTGCTTCTCGCGCTCGGTCGTGTCGGTGAACGACGAGACGCCCAGGTCGTACTTGCCGCCGACGATCGAGGGGATGATGTTGTCGAACTTGGCGGCCGTGTACTGCGCCTTCAGACCCAACTTGGCAGCCATCGCGTCGGCGAGGTCGATGTCCCAGCCGATCGGGTTGCCCGCGCTGTCCTTGTACTCGTTGGGAGCGTACGTCGGGTCGGTGCCGATCTTCAGAACGCCGGAGGCGGCGATGGCATCGGGCAGCGTGGCCGCGAGTGCGTCGTCCTTGGTCACGCCGTACCCCTCGGTGTCGGCGCTCGCGCTGCTCTGGCCACCCCCCTGCGGGTTCTCGTTGGCTTCGTTGTTCACGCAGCCCGTCAGCAGCAGCGCGGCGGCCACCACGGCCACCGGCAGAGCGAGCATTCTTCGCATTTCTTCCCTTTCCTCATCTTCGAGGCGTCGACACTCGGGCAGAGCCGACCCCTGAAGTCTAAGGACAAGCCTGCCGGATCAAGATTTCGATTCGGTTTCGTCCGCGGTCGCGGCCCGTCCACCGTGCACCTCGACCGTCCCATGAGACCGCCGCAGACGTCGCCGAGTGGGCGTGACGAATGTCACGGGCAGGTCGTGACGGGCGTGTGAGGGTGCGAAGGCTGCGGCATCCCACCATGGAGACATGGAATCGACAACACTCACCACGGGACGCGGGAAGGATGCCGCAGCCGCCGGCCCCGCGTCGGCCATCTCAGCGAGCGGCCTGGTCAAGAGCTTCGGCCGCGTGCGCGCGGTCGACGAGGTCTCTCTGCACGTCGAACCCGGCGAAGTCGTCGCCTTTCTCGGGCCGAACGGTGCCGGAAAGACCACGACCATCGACGTGATCCTCGGGCTGTCGCAGCCCGACGAGGGCGAGATCACCGTCTTCGGCACCACGCCGCGCAGCGCCATCGCCCGCGGCTACGTCTCGGCGGTGCTGCAGACCGGCGGGCTGCTCAAAGACCTCACCGTCCGCGAGACGGTCGAGCTGACCGGCAGCCTGTTCGCCGATCCGCGGCCGGCCGACGAGGTGCTCGAACGCGCCGGCATCCTCGACATCGGCGGCCGCATGGTCGGCAAGTGCTCGGGCGGGCAGCAGCAGCGGCTGCGTTTCGCGATGGCGCTGCTCTCGGACCCCGGGCTGCTCATTCTCGACGAGCCGACCACGGGCATGGATGTCGAGGGGCGCCGCTCGTTCTGGCAGGCCATCCGCACCGACGCCGCACGTGGACGCACCGTTCTGTTCGCCACGCACTACCTCGAAGAGGCCGACGCCTACGCTGACCGCATCGTGCTGATGAGCCAGGGGCGGATCGTCGCCGACGGCCCGACCGCCGAGATCAAGAACCTCGTCGCGGGGCGCGTCGTGCGCGCGACCCTGCCGGGCGCGGATGCCGTCGCCCTGGCCGCGCTGCCGGAGGTGACGGATGTCGAAGTGCAGGGTGATCGCGTGAGTATTCGCACGAGCGACTCCGACACCCTTGCTCGCCACCTGCTGACCACCACGCCGGCGCACGACGTGGAGATCTCATCCCAGAACCTCGAGAGCGTGTTCCTCGCGCTCACTTCCGAAGGAGCCGCATCATGACCGCCATCACCACCCTGGAACGCAAGGTGCCGCCGCTGGGCGGGTTCAACCTGCGCTTTCTCGGGATCGAACTCAAGCGCCGCTTCCGCAACTACCGCACCCTGATCTTCACGGTGGTCTTCCCCGTGGCGATGTACTTCATGGTCGGATACCCGGAACGGAATGTACCGCTGATCGACGACCAGCCGATCGCGTCGGGTGGGCTGTCTGTGGCCGCCTACATCATGGTGTCGATGGCCGTCTACGGAGCAATGATGTCGGCCACGGCATCCGGTGCCGCCGTCGCCGTCGAGCGCTCGCTCGGCTGGAGCCGCCAGCTGCGCCTGACCCCGTTGAACCCGGCCGCCGCGGTGGCGACCAAGGTCATCGCCGGCATGCTGTTCGGGCTGATCGCCATCGTGGCGACCTACCTGGCCGGCGCCCTCACCGGCGTGCACATGTCGTGGGGGCAGTGGATCGTTTCGGCGCTGGTCGCGTGGCTGCTGGGGGCGGCCGTGTTCACGGCACTCGGCCTGATGATGGGGTACCTGGTGCCGGGCGAGAACGCCATGCAGCTGACCAGCCTCGTGATCGTGTTCCTCGCGTTCATCGGCGGGCTGTTCTACCCGGTGAGCATGATGCCACAGGTGCTGCAGGATGTCGCTGCCTGGACGCCGGTGTTCGGCATCGGCGAGCTCAGCCGCGCGCCGCTGACCGGCGCGGGGTTCGATCTGAGTGCGCTGCTGAACGTGCTGCTCTGGCTGGCCTTGTTCGTGGCCGGAACGGCGCTGCTGTTCCGCCGCGACACGAAGCGGGTCTGACCGCACCGGGGAGGGGCGGCTTCGCCGCCCCCTCCCCGCCGAGTTGTCCCCGCGTTGCCCGAGTTGTCCCCGCGTTGCCCGACTTGTCCCCCGGTTGCCCGAGTTGTCCCCCGGTTGCCCGACTTGTCCCCCGTTTGCCCCGGGTCACCCGAGTTGTTCCCCCGGTTGACCGAGTTGTCCCCCGGTTGCCCGAGTTGTCCCCGCGTTGCCCGAGTTGTCACCCGGTTACCCGACTTGTCCTCGGTTACCCGACTTGTCCCCCGGTTGCCCGAGTTGTCCCCCGGTTACCCGAGTTGTCCTTCCGGCAAGGGGACAACTCGCGCCACAAGAGGACAACTCGGCACCAAGAAGACAACTCGCGCCACAAGAGGACAACTCGGCACCAAGGGGACAACTGGCGCCACAAGAGGACAACTCGGCACCAAGGGGACAACTCGCGCCACAAGAGGACAACTCGCGCCGCAAGAGGGCAACTCGCTCAGCGCGGGGAATCTAGGGTGAACACGATGGATGAACACAGCACCGGGCGGCGCGCGAGCCGCACCCACAGCGCCGAGCGCGCACGCGACACCGAGCGCAGGCTGCGTGCTGCGGGTCCCCCCTGGCCGGTGATGCCGCCCGAGACGGGCACCGGCGCCTTCGTGCGCATGCGCAGCGTCCTCTGGAGCCGCGGTGGGGTCAGCTGGTACGTCGGCGGCGGGATCTCGCTGCTCTGGCTGATCAGCACCGGTCAGGAGGTCATCGAACAGTCAACCTCGGCGAACTCGGCGACCCTCGGCATCCTCCTGGTCGTGCTTTACGGCGTCGGCTTTCTGCTCGCGGTCCCGATCGGCTGGGGCCTGCCGCTGCGCTGGCGTCTACTGCCCGCCATATGCCTGCTCGCGCTGTCATTCACTCTCTTCCCCTGGTTGAGCTGGGATGTCTGGTCGCAGTGGACATATGTCGGCGTCGTCATCGGAATGGTGGTCGTCAGCTGGCGCACCACGCTGACCCTCATCGTCGCGCTCTCGGCGCTGGGCCTGTGGTTCAAAGTCACTCTCGACGGCTGGGGCGAAGACATTCTCTGGGGCCCGGCCATCATCTTCTCGATCTCGCTGATGATGGCCGCCTTCGCCCGCACCTTCGCTGCGATGAACCAGCTGCGCGCCACCCAGGATCAGCTCGCGCACATGGCCGCCGAGCGCGAGCGAGGGCGCATGGCCCGCGACATCCACGACATCCTCGGTCATTCACTGACCGTCATCACCGTCAAGGCCGAGCTCGCGAACCGGCTCATCGAGGCCGATCCGGCCCGGGCGAGGTCCGAGGTCGCCGAGATCGAGCAGCTCGCGCGCGGCGCCCTCGCCGACGTGCGCACGACCGTGGCGGCGGCCCGTGGCGGGAACCTGCCGGCCGAGCTGGTCGCCGCCCGCGTCGCGCTGGAGGCGGCGGGCATCACCGCCGAGATCCCGACGGCGACGGATGCCGTGGGCCCGGCCCACCGCGAGCTTGCGGCGTGGATCGTCCGCGAGGGGATCACCAACGTCGTGCGCCACTCGGGCGCCACGCTGTGCGCGGTGCGTCTCGGCCCGCGCACCGTCGAGATCGCCGACGACGGCGTCGGCCCCGTGGCATCCAGTGCCTCATCCACCGGCCTGGCGGGCCTGCGCGATCGCGTCGAAGAGGCGGGCGGCACCATGACGATCGGCCGCAGCGACCTGGGCGGATTCAGCCTGAAGGTGGTCCTGTGATCAAGCTGCTCATCGCCGACGACCAGGCGCTCGTGCGCGGGGCGCTCTCGGCCCTGCTGGGTCTCGAGCCCGATATCGACGTCGTCGCTGAGGTGGGCCGTGGCGATGAGGTGGTGGATGCCGCGCTGCGCACAAGTCCGGACGTCGCCCTGCTCGACATCGAAATGCCCGGTCTCGACGGCATCGCCGCCGCCGCGCAGCTGCGCGAGAGAGTGCCGGGATGCCGCGCACTGATCGTGACGACGTTCGGACGTCCGGGCTACCTGACCCGGGCGATGCGGGCCGGGGCATCCGGGTTCGT is drawn from Microbacterium protaetiae and contains these coding sequences:
- a CDS encoding sensor histidine kinase, whose translation is MDEHSTGRRASRTHSAERARDTERRLRAAGPPWPVMPPETGTGAFVRMRSVLWSRGGVSWYVGGGISLLWLISTGQEVIEQSTSANSATLGILLVVLYGVGFLLAVPIGWGLPLRWRLLPAICLLALSFTLFPWLSWDVWSQWTYVGVVIGMVVVSWRTTLTLIVALSALGLWFKVTLDGWGEDILWGPAIIFSISLMMAAFARTFAAMNQLRATQDQLAHMAAERERGRMARDIHDILGHSLTVITVKAELANRLIEADPARARSEVAEIEQLARGALADVRTTVAAARGGNLPAELVAARVALEAAGITAEIPTATDAVGPAHRELAAWIVREGITNVVRHSGATLCAVRLGPRTVEIADDGVGPVASSASSTGLAGLRDRVEEAGGTMTIGRSDLGGFSLKVVL
- a CDS encoding response regulator transcription factor, encoding MIKLLIADDQALVRGALSALLGLEPDIDVVAEVGRGDEVVDAALRTSPDVALLDIEMPGLDGIAAAAQLRERVPGCRALIVTTFGRPGYLTRAMRAGASGFVVKDTPAAQLADAVRRVAQGLRVVDPALAAESLAQGESPLTERETDVLEAARGGGSIADIARILHLSEGTVRNHLSSAIGKTGGRNRADAARIAEDSGWL